TTCGCCCAGAGCAAGGGTGGTGTTCATGCCAACGAGGGGCTGCACCCAGGTGTTGTGCCACGTCTCACTGGCTTCATCAGCAATGTCGCGTTGAAGTTGCCTTGAGGGCAGGATTCCTTCGACGGTGACGTCGTCTTTGAACGACACGTCCATGTCCAATGAGGCGTCGATCAACCGCATCCCCGCGAAGCCAATGAAGCTCACCGAGCCTGGCGTCATCTTTGGCTTTTGAATCTCACCGGCGCGGTAGCGCAGGGCCAGATCAAAAATGGTTTGCTCGGTGTCGGTGACCGACTTGATCGTTCCTTTGGAATTGACCCGCCGCTGCGGCAGGCGCGGGTGGCGTTCGTTCTGAATGGGGTTCGAGCTGTTCCAGGCCGAGACCGTCTCGGATGTGCTGAAGCTGAGATGGTCCAGCCCCGCTTGCAGGCCAAAGCGACCTTTCTCAACAGCCACCTTGCCGCTGAACACACCGGTGAGCATGTCCAACACATCGCTGAGATCCAGCGTTTCTTTGGTGCTGTTGTTGTCCAGTGTGGTTTTGGAGTGGGTTTCCAGGGGGAAGAACCCGTAGGCCTCCAGATAAACGCGGGTGTCGCCGTCGTTCTCTGAGGCTTCCTCTGCGGGTGACGGCAGTGCAAGCGGAGCAAGTAAACAGGCGGTGGCGAGGCCAAGCAGTCGGTTGAGACGCATCGGGTTGTGGAACGGAAGAATCAGGCGATTGAGGACAACGAAGCCATCAGCGTGACTTGCGCACAGGACCCATGAGGGGGTTTTGAACCGGTCCGGCAACGCCATAGGTCACAACGAATCCCTGGCCCCCTCCAAATGTGGAGGTGCGTCCCCTGTAGGTGGGGTTGATCACGACATCACCGTCGAACCAATTGTTGGCGCTCCAGAGATTTCCAGCGTCATCAACGATCACATCGGTTGTCATTTGAATAACGCCGCTTTGGTAGTTGTGAATCACATCCCCAGTGGTTTTTCCTGCGGGGCATTTGGCGGGATTGACGCCGCAGATGTGAGTCAAGCTTTGACCATATAAATTGCCAACCCAGACGTTGTCATTCCCGTCGACGGACACACCCCAGGGGATATAAGCGGTGCCTTTGGCGATGTCTTGTTGGATGACTTCCATGTCGGGTGAAATCAACCCAACCATGCCAGTTTGTGTGATGTTGGGATTGGCCAAAAGGTATTCAGCACCGGCCTCAAATTCCTCCATGATGGTCTTGGGTTGTGGTGCATTGGCGGGGATGTTGGGCGGCATTTTCGCGCCTGGAGGTAGTGCCCCTTGAGGGGAATTGGATTGCTGGGCAATCCACACGTGCCCTGTTGAGTCAACGGCAACACCACGTGCCCCAAGGTTCACTTCGATCGTTTTGGCCTGATCAGGAGCGTCCCCTGGGAACACGGTGAGTTTGTTGTTGTAACTGCTGCTCACCCACACTCTGTTCTGCGCGTCAACGGCGACACCGAAGGGTGCTTGGAGGCCATCAATTGTGATTCGTTCCCCCTGGGTGTAATCGCCACCGGGGAAATGAATCATGTGGTTTGCGGTGTTGTCGGCAATCCATACATCTCCGTTGGCGGCTGTGGCGACGCCCTGAAGCTGACCCACTTCCCCATCAATGGTGGCTGGCCCGAGGGCTTTGCCATCTTTGAGGTCGAACACCCCGACCATGTTGTTGAACGCACCAACCCAGGCATATTTTTCTGAGACGCCGGTCCCCCAGCCCACACCGTTGATGCCTTGGCCGTTGTAACCGCTAATCGCTGGTGAGAGGGGTGTGCCACCGGGGCCGAAGTGGGTCACACCTCCGCCGATGTTGTTCACCACGCCGGATTGAGATCCCGGCATCCAGTTGGTTCCACTCCACATGCTTCCTTTGCCGTCAAACATCAACTTCCCGAGCCCTAAAGCACCGCCACCGTCAAAAACCAGGGAGAGGGAAAAGCTTTTGGGTTGAAACAGCAAATAGGGAGCGGTTGCAGTTGTGCGCAGCTGTGTCGCTTTGTTGATCGGGTAAGAGCTTTGGAACAGCTGATAGAGCGCGCCGGCGTTCTTCCAGGGTTCACGGGCAATGGACGTCATTGCCGAGAGTGTGTTCTCTGAATTTGTCAGTGCTAGCAGCTGATCGCACGCTCGAGATTGCGTCGGTTGCCCGCACAGAGCAATCAGATCTGAGAGCACATTCATCCGAGCTGCAGTCTCAGAATTCAGCAGGTTGGTGCTCTTCAGCAACGTTGCTCCAAAGCGTCCTGTGCTCTGGTCCACCAGGTTTTCCACTTGGCTCGATCCGATCGCTAAGGCGCTTTGGCTCCCTTCCAAAGCTGTGCCTTCAAGCAGCTGAGCATTGGGCCAAACCGAACCAACGGTAGTGAGCTCGTTGATGGCCACCTGCTGATGCTCATCTCCGCCGAGCACCGTGAGCATGGTGAGTTGGTCGGCGCTGGATCCGCCGATGTCGCCCCCCTGGGCCAAGAGGTAATGGACGACCCCTTGCGTTGCTCGAACCTCGACACTGAATGCACCGCTTTTGTTCGAGCGCTGGGTGCTCAGTTGTTTGGGGGATTGCCCGGCTTGGGTTTGCCAAAGGGTGATGGATGAGCCACTCACGGGCTGCCCCTTCAAGGAGATCTGTCCTTTCAAGGTTGATTGCCCTCGGGCTTCGACAGATCCTGTTGCTGTCCCAAGAGCCACTGCACTCAGGGCGAGGACCTGTCCAAGCGTTTTGAAGGCTTTCATGGACGTCAAGACGTTTTTTTTGGTCTAGGTAGAAAAAGAAATTTGCGCAGCGTTTCGATCCAGATCACGGACGGATGGGCGCCTGCCAAGTCCCATAAGCTGAACCTGTTCTTTACTGGCTGCGATCAGTGCCCCGGATCGGACTGATCGTCAATGACGGCAAGCCGCAGGCGGTGCAGACGGCGGACACGATTCAGCAGCGCCTGGAGGCGGCAGGCCATGCCGTGGAGCGGGCCAGCAGCTCTGGGGGCATGGTGGGCTTTGCCAATCCCGATCAGCACCTGCGGCTTCGGGGCTACAGCGCCTGTGTGCCCGAGGGTTTCGACCAATCGATGGTGTTGGCCATCGTTCTCGGTGGTGACGGCACGGTTCTCTCCGCAGCGCGGCAGACCGCCCCTATCGGGATCCCGATTCTCACAATCAACACCGGTCATCTGGGATTTCTGGCCGAGGCCTATCTGGACGATCTCGACCGGGCCCTCGACGTGGTGCTCACCCAGCAATGGACGATCGAGGAACGCAGCAACCTCGTGGTGAGTGTGATGCGAGGTGACCAGCGCCGCTGGGAGGCGCTGTCCCTCAACGAAATGGCGCTGCACCGGGAGCCGCTCACGAGCATGTGTCATTTCGAGATCGCCATCGGTCGCCATGCCCCGGTGGACATTGCTGCCGATGGCGTGATCCTCTCCACGCCGACGGGATCGACGGCCTATGCCCTCAGCTCCGGCGGGCCGGTGATCACGCCGGATTGTCCGGTGCTGCAACTCACCCCGATCGCACCCCATTCCCTGGCGTCCCGAGCTCTGGTGTTCAGTGACCGTGAACCGGTCACGGTGTTCCCGGCAACGCCGGAGCGCCTGATGATGGTGGTAGATGGAAGTGCTGGTTGCTACGTCTGGCCTGAAGACCGGGTTTTGATTCGTCGCAGCGACCACCCAGTGCACTTTGTTCGCCTCGCCGACCATGAGTTCTTCCAGGTGCTGCGCAACAAACTGGGTTGGGGTCTGCCCCACATCGCCAAGCCTGAGCGGGAATGATCGCTGAGCCGTTGTTGCTTCTTGCAGGACCTTCGGCGTTGTCCCTGGCGCCTCGTCTGGCCGCGTCGGGGTACGCCACTCTCGATTGGCTCAGCGCCGGGCCCTCGGCCCATGCCTCTGAACCCGGTGAATCCCCGGTGGCTGCCGTTCTGGCGGCCAATCAGGCCGCTTTGATTCAGGACCTGCGCAAACGCTTTGGGGCCATGCCGATCCTGCTGGATCTGGAACGCGACAGCGTTGAGGCGCGTGCTGCCTGTCTGGGATCCGGCGCGGACGATTTCTGGCTGTCGGACATCGGGCCCAGCGATCTGCTGCTGCGTCTGCGCCTGCACCGCACGATTCAGCAGCGGCTGGGCGAGCGTTCGGTGCTGCTTCAGCTGGATGATCTCAGTCTTGATCCCACCACCCGGATGGTGCGACGGGGAGGTCGTGTCGTGGCATTGACGGCCCGGGAATTCATGCTTTTGCAGGTGCTGTTGTGTCGCCGTGGCCAGGTGTTGAGTCGCGACCTGTTGCTCCAGGAGGTCTGGCAAGGAGAGCGTTCCAGCAGCAATGTTGTTGAGGTGTATGTGCGGTATCTGCGCCAGAAGCTGGAGGCAGACGGCGAGCGCCGTCTTCTGCATACCGTTCGCGGTCGGGGCTACTGCCTTGGCCAGGTGTTGCCGGAGGATTGAGCGGGCATGGATGCTCTGCCCCCTGAGCCTCCCCCTCAGTGGTTGCCGGTTGGCGCCCGTTGGTGTGTGGCTCCCCAGCGATGCATCGATCTCGAGGTGGCCCGCAGTTCGGAGCAACAGCGGCTGGGGTTGATGCGGCGGCCGGCCCTGCCGCCTTTGCGGGGCATGTGGTTCCCTTTTTCCACGCCTCAACCGCAGCGGTTCTGGATGTTCAACACCCTCGCTCCTCTGGACATGATCTTTGTGCGAGATGGACGCGTGCTCGATCTGGTCCGGGCTGTTCCAACCTGTGCTGCGTTGCCTTGTCGCTCCTACGCCGCTGATGCGGATGGCAACGGACGGGCTGATTTCGTTGATGCGGTGATCGAGGTCGGTGCGGGGGAGGCTCAGCGGCTTGGGATTACCGTCGGCGACCCCGTTCGGATTGAGCCGGTCATGGCTTCGGATTGAAGCCGCCTCAACCCGGCTTCGTTCCAGTCACGATCAAGGTTGGGTTCATCGGAGCCAGCCGAGTGCCGTCCCCCAGCGGTTGTCCTCGCCAGGCCTGCAGCTGTTGCACGCGCACCGCCAACCCAGCGTTCTCAAGCAGCCGCCGAACGCCGGCCAACGCTTCCACGCTCGCTAAGGGAATCACCACAACACCCCCAGACCTCAGACGCGCCAAAACCTCCTGCAGCAAATGCTCCCGTTGCGCCCCTCCGCCTCCGAGCAGCACACGGTCGGGGTGATTGAGCTCCGTGGGAAGGGTGCCGTTCATCACCTGAATAGCGTCTGCTTCCAGCACCGCTGCGGGGTTGACCCCGAGCCGTTGTGCATTGCGCTGGATCAGTTGCGCGCCACCGGCACGACGTTCCACCGCCAGCAGTTGCAGCTGTGGACGCAGACGCAGAGCTTCAAGGCCGATGCTGCCGGTGCCCGCTCCCAGATCCCAGAGCACGCCGCACTCCGGGAGGGCGAGGTCGGCCAGCAGTTGAATGCGCACCTCGCGCTTGGTCATCAGCCCCGGGTGATCGCTGTGCTGCAGGTAGAGCCCGTCATCAAGCCCGAACAACGGCAGGTCGTGCGGATCCGGTGCTGCAGGTTCCCTGGCAATCAGCAGTGCAATCAGCAGCGGATGCAGATCATCTGGCAGGGGGGCGCCTGGGGCGATCTGCTGCACCCGCTCATCGGCGTGCCCGAGGTTTTCGCAAAGCCAAAGTTCCGTGCTGGCTTCCAGGCCGCTGCCGCGCAACATGCGCTGCACGGTGCTGGCGCCCCCCTGGTTCGGGTCCGTCAGCACCGCCAGGGCAGCCGGTCGCTTCTGCATTGCGCTGGCCAGGATCTCGGGGTCCCGTCCGTGCAAGCTGACCCAGTCGGAGTCCTGCCAGGGGCGACCGATGCGGGCGAAGGCCAGTTGCAGGGATGTGGGGGCGGGGTGAAACCGCAGCCGCTCCGAACCGATGCGGTCGCAAAGGATGCGCCCCAGGCCGAACCAGAGCGGATCGCCGCTGGCCAGCACCACCACAGACCTTTCAGCAGGTTGTGATTGCAGGCTTCCCACCAAAGCCCGCGGGTCATCGCTGCTGATCAGGTCCGGCAGTGCATCTCCCAACCAGCCCCTCAGCGCGGCTTGCAACCGTTGCGGCGCTGCGATCAGGGTGGCAGCTCGTAACAGCTTCTGCTGTGGAGCGGGCAGCGAGGCCGGAGCCCCGGCATCGGTGCCGATCACGTCGATCATCCCGTCATTCTGGTGTGAGGGTTTGTTGGGCCATGGCACGGAGTGACCTGCTTTCGGATCGCTTGGTGGCTGGCGGTTTCGTCCGCCCGTTGGTGCTTCTTCAAGGTTTGCAGCTGCGCCGCCCGTCCCTCTCCTGCTGGAGGGTGAGCTTGCTCATGGGGATCAGCGGGCTGTTGGTTGAGCCTTTGGCGTGGATCCAGTCATGGCTGTTTGCACGTCGTCTGCACAAGGCTGAGCTTCCGGATGATCCGATTGTGGTGATCGGTCACTGGCGCAGCGGCACCACCTATCTGCATCAGTTGCTGGCTTGTGATCCCTCGCTGGCGACGGCGCGCAATTGCCTCACCATGGCCCCGCAGGTGGCATTGCTGCTGAAGCCCTTGCTTCGTTCAGCACTCAAAAGGTGGATGACACGGCAGCGGCCGATTGATGCAGTGCCATGGGGGCCGGATGATCCCCAGGAGGATGAGCTTGGTCTGGCCCGTCTCACCATGGACACCAACATGGCGGGCATGGCCTTCCCCCGGGCCTATTCATGGTTTTTCCGTCGCAACGTTCTGGGGTTGTCCCGTGCGTTTGAGCGAGAGTGGCTGCTCTTCACCAAGCTCACCTGGCTCCACGACGGCCCGGGCAAGACGGGGTTGCTGATCAAGAACAGTGCTCATTCCGCCCGGGTGGAGCTGGTGCTGCGGCATTTCCCCAAGGCGCGGTTCGTGGTGCTGTCTCGTGATCCGCAGGCTTCGATTCGCTCGTTGGTTCAGGTGAAGCAACGTTTGGGTGGTTTGGTGGGGCTCCAGCCTGTGCCCGATGCCGTGACCCAGGTGGAGGATACGGTGGCGGCCCATGGTCAGCTTCTCCAGGCGTTTGAGGCGTCTCGGCATCGGATCCCTCCGGGTCAGTTGCTTGAGCTGCCCTACGACGTGTTGGTTCGCCAACCCCTCGCTTCGGTGAAGCGGATTTATGACGAGCTCGGGCTCAGGAGTTGGTCGTTGGTGGAAGCACCGCTGCAGGCTCGGATTGCCCAGGCCCGCAGCTACACCGCTGATCCGGTGACCCTGCCCCTCGCAGCGCAACAGCGCCTGCACGACCTGATGGAGGAGGCATGAGCCCAGCCCACGATCGCCGTCAACGGTTGCATGAACTTGTCATCGCCTTGATTGCGCGAGAAGACGACCTTCCCTTGCTGGATCCCGATCAGCCTGACCTCGATGGGGCAGCCCCTGGCCGCTGGTTGGATCAGAACCGCCGCAGCCTGCAGCGCTATCAAGCCTTGGTTCGCACAGCGGTCACGCTGGATGCCCTGCTGGACGCCGAGGACAATCCATCACCCTTGTCCGCGAACTGATCTGAACCGCTGGCTGATCGCGGCAAACCTGGCAATCTGGGGCGACTCTCGGCCCCTGCATGGCTTCGTTCGGTTGGTCCGCTCTGAACTCCCTGCTGGGCCGCGGCGCCAAAGCCTCGCCATGGCGGCCCCCGGAGGCCTGCTGGAGCCGTCCCTTCGGCCTGGGCTGGGACAAGCCCTACACGGTGCGCTATGCCAGCAACCTCGACGACGGCCCCAACCACGGCATGCCGCTTGGAGGCTTCGGGGCGGGCTGCTTCGGTCGAGCTCCCGACGGCAACATCAACCTCTGGCATCTCGATGGCGGTGAGCACTGGTTCGGTGTCTTGCCCGACTGCCAATTCGCCCTGTTTGAGGGAAACGAACGGGGCAAGCGGGCCCATGCCCTGGCGGTTCAGCCAGACCAGGACGCCTCGCGTCCGGAGGCTGGTCAGCCGCTGAAGGCCTGGACGTGGTATCCAGCAAGTACGCCAGAGCGCAGCACCGGCACCTACGCCGCCCGTTATCCGCTGAGTTGGACCAGCTACGAGGGGGTCTATGAC
The Synechococcus sp. PROS-U-1 DNA segment above includes these coding regions:
- a CDS encoding winged helix-turn-helix domain-containing protein; protein product: MIAEPLLLLAGPSALSLAPRLAASGYATLDWLSAGPSAHASEPGESPVAAVLAANQAALIQDLRKRFGAMPILLDLERDSVEARAACLGSGADDFWLSDIGPSDLLLRLRLHRTIQQRLGERSVLLQLDDLSLDPTTRMVRRGGRVVALTAREFMLLQVLLCRRGQVLSRDLLLQEVWQGERSSSNVVEVYVRYLRQKLEADGERRLLHTVRGRGYCLGQVLPED
- the cbiE gene encoding precorrin-6y C5,15-methyltransferase (decarboxylating) subunit CbiE translates to MIDVIGTDAGAPASLPAPQQKLLRAATLIAAPQRLQAALRGWLGDALPDLISSDDPRALVGSLQSQPAERSVVVLASGDPLWFGLGRILCDRIGSERLRFHPAPTSLQLAFARIGRPWQDSDWVSLHGRDPEILASAMQKRPAALAVLTDPNQGGASTVQRMLRGSGLEASTELWLCENLGHADERVQQIAPGAPLPDDLHPLLIALLIAREPAAPDPHDLPLFGLDDGLYLQHSDHPGLMTKREVRIQLLADLALPECGVLWDLGAGTGSIGLEALRLRPQLQLLAVERRAGGAQLIQRNAQRLGVNPAAVLEADAIQVMNGTLPTELNHPDRVLLGGGGAQREHLLQEVLARLRSGGVVVIPLASVEALAGVRRLLENAGLAVRVQQLQAWRGQPLGDGTRLAPMNPTLIVTGTKPG
- a CDS encoding DUF192 domain-containing protein → MDALPPEPPPQWLPVGARWCVAPQRCIDLEVARSSEQQRLGLMRRPALPPLRGMWFPFSTPQPQRFWMFNTLAPLDMIFVRDGRVLDLVRAVPTCAALPCRSYAADADGNGRADFVDAVIEVGAGEAQRLGITVGDPVRIEPVMASD
- a CDS encoding NAD(+) kinase, giving the protein MPRIGLIVNDGKPQAVQTADTIQQRLEAAGHAVERASSSGGMVGFANPDQHLRLRGYSACVPEGFDQSMVLAIVLGGDGTVLSAARQTAPIGIPILTINTGHLGFLAEAYLDDLDRALDVVLTQQWTIEERSNLVVSVMRGDQRRWEALSLNEMALHREPLTSMCHFEIAIGRHAPVDIAADGVILSTPTGSTAYALSSGGPVITPDCPVLQLTPIAPHSLASRALVFSDREPVTVFPATPERLMMVVDGSAGCYVWPEDRVLIRRSDHPVHFVRLADHEFFQVLRNKLGWGLPHIAKPERE
- a CDS encoding sulfotransferase, whose protein sequence is MARSDLLSDRLVAGGFVRPLVLLQGLQLRRPSLSCWRVSLLMGISGLLVEPLAWIQSWLFARRLHKAELPDDPIVVIGHWRSGTTYLHQLLACDPSLATARNCLTMAPQVALLLKPLLRSALKRWMTRQRPIDAVPWGPDDPQEDELGLARLTMDTNMAGMAFPRAYSWFFRRNVLGLSRAFEREWLLFTKLTWLHDGPGKTGLLIKNSAHSARVELVLRHFPKARFVVLSRDPQASIRSLVQVKQRLGGLVGLQPVPDAVTQVEDTVAAHGQLLQAFEASRHRIPPGQLLELPYDVLVRQPLASVKRIYDELGLRSWSLVEAPLQARIAQARSYTADPVTLPLAAQQRLHDLMEEA